DNA from Pseudomonadota bacterium:
AGGCCCCACAGGCCCTATCGATACCACAAACCACCAGTTTCTGGCCACTTCTGATCAAAACCTGAAGCTCTTTGTCCTTGATTTATATACAGGTTCTGCTACCACAATTGACACAAGCATAAGCAACGCCTTTGGAGGTTCTCTGTACAATGCAGTCGTTGACGCTGATAAAGGTGATATCACTTCTTCAGGCAGATATAGCGACGATGTCCTTTACTTAGGGTATACGGAAAAAGATACATCCACATCTACCTGGACAAAAGGAGGGGTGTTAAGGATAACAACAAAAGAAGATCCGAATCCTGCCAATTGGGTTGTAAGCACCGTGATTAACAATATCGGTCCGGTTACAAGCGCCATTACAAAGCTTCAGGACAGAACAAACAAGAACTTGTGGCTCTATTTCGGTTCAGGCAGATTTTATTATCGGTACAGTTCTACAATTGATGATCCAAGAGGACAAAGGGCGCTTTACGGGCTAAAGGAGCCCTGTTATAATAATACAACTGCTATACCAGCCGGACCAACCAATGGCATTGACAAAACCTGTACAAGCACAATATCTTCAGGGCTTACAAATCAGTCAGGTGATTCTCCAAGCTCCAGTCTTTCCTCATCATCAACGGGCTGGTATATAAACCTCGATGCAGCAACGAAAAGCGATGGGGTAACAGCACCCACAACTGATGCAGAAACCGTTAACGGAGCAGAAAGGGTTATTACAGACCCCCTTGCTGTGTTTTCCGGAGTTGTTTTTTTTACTACTTACAAACCCTCAAGCGATATGTGTACATTGGGCGGCAACACATATGTGTGGGCTGTAAAATATGATGTAGGCAATCAAGTAGGAGGATTGACTGGTCAAGCTATCACCCAGGTGTCTACCGGATCAATCCAACAGTTGTCTTTGTCATCAATTTTTACAGAAAAAGCAGGGAGAAGAACCGCGGCAATTTTGGGTATGCCTCCTAAGGGACAGGGTTTGTCTGTGCTGATTGGCCCGCGACCTTTAAAAAGAATTTTGCATATAAGAGAAAAATGAAAAGTAACGGGTTTTCAATGATGGAGCTACTTGTGGTCATAGCCATTGCTGGTATTCTGGCAGGACTGGCAATCGCAAGCTTTACGGGATTTTCAAGAAAATATAATGTGGATAATCAAGTAAGAAAAATATATTCGGATCTGACAAATGTAAGGATTATGGCAATGAACAAAAACAGGACACATTTTGTAACCCTTGCTTCTACCGGCTACACGGCATATGACGATAATAGCCCTTCGCCGGACGGCGACGATACACTCACAGTGGGGTCGGACTCTGTTGTGCTGACAAGCAATCAGGCGTTGAATCTCAGTACTGTAAAAACTAATGAATTCTACTCTATTGTCTGGAGCGGGAGCGCTCAGATGTCATTCAACTCCAGAGGCATTTGCACAACACCCAATACAATATGTGTATACTCGAATATTCAACCACTCTATGATTGCATAAAGGTCTCGTCTACAAGAATATTGATGGGTAAATTAACAACCCAGGGGGTTTGCAGTGGCAGCAACTGCCAGGCAAAATAATAACGGATTTACACTGATCGAGGTTCTGGTTGCCAGCATTATACTAACAATCAGTATGATGGGCATACTTGAAACAGTGGTATTTTCAATACAGCAAAATCTCAATAACTTCTCAAGAAATGAATCCGTCAAGATTGCAGAACAAAGGATGAACGAATTAAGGAATTCGTCCTTTACGTCTCTTTCAAGCGGTTCTTCTACTGTAACAAGAAATTACAAAAATTTCGCAAAAAATTTCAGCGTAACCTGGACCGTAACTTCTTTGACGACAAATAGTGTTGCCATTCAGGTAGTGGTCGGGTGGATCATAAATGGAAAAGCATATTCTCACAGCATAACATCAATAGTAAGCAGGGGCTGAGGACGTTCATAAACATGAATGGAAGGAAAATTTCACATAAGAGACAGAGCGGTTTCAGTCTTATAGAGCTGCTCATAGTTACAACAATTATTGCAATTGTTGTTATTATGAGCAGCGATATATTTACAACTGTTTTGAGGCAATCAGGTCAGGAGACCAAGGTTGTAGGCTCGCAGATAGACAGCATTATCGGCATCGGGGTACTTCGTTCGGACATCGAACATGCGGGATATGGATTACCCTGGAAATTTCAAAATACTCCTTCAACTACCAATTATGAAGCTGCCACCACAATAACCGCCGGTACTTATAATGATTTACCTCCTAACCTGCCACGAGCTTTTGTAACAGGCAACGATACTGGTTATAATGGCTCCGATTACCTTGTAATTAAATCTACAGTGGCCGGCATAAGCGATACTGCTCAAAGATGGACCTATATCATCAAGGGCAGCGTTCCCAAATCGTGGGATTCCGCTAAGCTCAACCTTACCAGCGGAAGCAGGGTCATAGTAATTAAACCGAAGACGGATGATAGTTCCCAGAATGAACTGGTTATGAACAGCACAACTTTCTTTACACAATATAACCCCACCGTTTTCTCAACTACATCTACATCTGTTTTCGTACCGAGCAAAACATCGGAGAGATTTCTCATATACGGCGTTGACCCCGATACAGACTTGAGGATGCCCTTCAACAGGGCAGATTATTATATTTCCAGACCGACAAGTAACATGCCTGCATCATGTGCCCAGAATACTGGCATATTATATAAAGCTACTGTTAATCATGCTGACGGCCTACTTACCGAGATGCCCCTTATTGATTGCGTGGCAGACATGCAGGTAGTATTCGGATTAGATACAAACAACGATGGTGTTGTTGATTCTCAAAGCAATAATATATCGTCTCTCAGTGCTCAGCAAATAAGAGAACGTGTAAAAGAAGTCAGGGTATATATATTGGCACAGGAAGGGCAGAAAGATACATCTTATACACATTTATCCTCATCAATTACTGTGGGAGAAACCGATACAAGCTCGCCCTATTTCGGGCTTGGAAGCACTTTTAACCTGAGTACTACTATCGGTACGGGCTGGCAGAATTACAGGTGGAAAATTCATGCGCTTGCAATAAAGCCTAAGGAATTATATCAATAATAAGAGGATTTCAATGAATTTATTATTTGGTAAAAAAGGCGTGGCTCTTGTAATGGTTTTAGTGATAATCGCTATATCCACTGCCATGGTTGCGGTACTTTTATATTTTATTCAAAAGGGAACGGAAATTTCAGGAATTGAAAAAAAATATGAAACTGCCAAAGAAGCATCCATTGGAGCAATAGATGTATTTACCAAAGAGATTATTCCATTGGCAATTTCTACAGCAAGCACCTCGCCAAGCAGCTCTCTTACAACTGCCCTCGCGAGTTTCAGTACCATAACAAGCGCCACGGTCACAGCCGGTGCAACAAATGCCTGTTTCAGCGATAAGCTATTAAAATCCACAGCCAATTGGGCAGGCGGGTGCAGCAGCACATCAGATCCAAAGACCTCGCCTGACATCAAATTTACTCTCTCGGGTACTTCTGCCGTACCTTTCGATGTTTATACAAAGATTGTTGACACGGTTCAGGGTAATACAAATACAAGCGGTGTAACACTGGAAGGGGCTGGGGCTGCAGAATCGTCAGGAGGCATGGTAGCTACTCAACATTTTCCTTACATGTATCGAATGGAAGTTCAAGGCGAAAGGCAGCAAAACCCATCTGAAAGAGCAAGTTACGAAGTCCTCTATGCCTACTAAAAAGAGAATAAAACGTGTTTTTATTGCAAAAAAAGATATTCCATTTAAAAAAAAGATATATTTGCTTTTTTCTATTTTGGCAGCTTTATTATTAATTGGATACTTTCTTTATAAGGAAAGTAAGGAAAATAATAATTCGCTTAATTCAGGTAAAAATAAATCCTATTCCATCAATAAAATACAGACAAAAACGGAAATTGAGAAAGGCGAGAATCTTCTGCCAATAATTAAAAAAGCAAAATTACAGTTTGAATCACTTGATAACACTGATAAATTGAAGGTAATAATCGAAGAAAAAGAAGATGAAAAAAAAGGTATCAAATATAATTATGAATGGTTTAAAAATGGTGAACCCTTCGGCGGCAATATAGATAGTATTACAGGATTTAAAAAGGGGGATATAATAGACGTTAAGATTACTCCTTTTGATGACAAACAATATGGCCAACCAAAATTATTAAGCATTGAGATAGCACGAGTTACACCAAAAATTGTTGAAAATAAAGAAATAAGTTTTGATGGAAATGTATTGACCTATCAGGTAAAGGCTGTTGATCCCGATGGTGGTGCGCTTAAATATTCTTTAATTGATCCTCCGAAAGGCATGTCAATTAACGACCAGACGGGAATTATTCTTTGGCAGGTT
Protein-coding regions in this window:
- a CDS encoding cadherin repeat domain-containing protein, translated to MPTKKRIKRVFIAKKDIPFKKKIYLLFSILAALLLIGYFLYKESKENNNSLNSGKNKSYSINKIQTKTEIEKGENLLPIIKKAKLQFESLDNTDKLKVIIEEKEDEKKGIKYNYEWFKNGEPFGGNIDSITGFKKGDIIDVKITPFDDKQYGQPKLLSIEIARVTPKIVENKEISFDGNVLTYQVKAVDPDGGALKYSLIDPPKGMSINDQTGIILWQVKAEDYGKHDIKVRISSVNGAEIVYPLNIDLSKITE
- a CDS encoding prepilin-type N-terminal cleavage/methylation domain-containing protein, producing the protein MAATARQNNNGFTLIEVLVASIILTISMMGILETVVFSIQQNLNNFSRNESVKIAEQRMNELRNSSFTSLSSGSSTVTRNYKNFAKNFSVTWTVTSLTTNSVAIQVVVGWIINGKAYSHSITSIVSRG
- a CDS encoding GspH/FimT family pseudopilin — translated: MKSNGFSMMELLVVIAIAGILAGLAIASFTGFSRKYNVDNQVRKIYSDLTNVRIMAMNKNRTHFVTLASTGYTAYDDNSPSPDGDDTLTVGSDSVVLTSNQALNLSTVKTNEFYSIVWSGSAQMSFNSRGICTTPNTICVYSNIQPLYDCIKVSSTRILMGKLTTQGVCSGSNCQAK
- a CDS encoding PilW family protein, producing the protein MNGRKISHKRQSGFSLIELLIVTTIIAIVVIMSSDIFTTVLRQSGQETKVVGSQIDSIIGIGVLRSDIEHAGYGLPWKFQNTPSTTNYEAATTITAGTYNDLPPNLPRAFVTGNDTGYNGSDYLVIKSTVAGISDTAQRWTYIIKGSVPKSWDSAKLNLTSGSRVIVIKPKTDDSSQNELVMNSTTFFTQYNPTVFSTTSTSVFVPSKTSERFLIYGVDPDTDLRMPFNRADYYISRPTSNMPASCAQNTGILYKATVNHADGLLTEMPLIDCVADMQVVFGLDTNNDGVVDSQSNNISSLSAQQIRERVKEVRVYILAQEGQKDTSYTHLSSSITVGETDTSSPYFGLGSTFNLSTTIGTGWQNYRWKIHALAIKPKELYQ